The genome window TTATAAAGCTTATTCCAATCCTCACAGGCACAAATCAATGAACCATCATATTCTATAGATAATATGCATGACTATgaaatgaaacaaaatcaaagatcCCGTAATTTTGTCTGGATGGGGACTCGGGATCCACTAACCTTGTCTGGACCAGAAAGATACTCAACCCTGATTAGCTATGACActccaatattttattattttaagtatttaaataCATACACTAATTGTTTCTTAAGTGTCCACTAGCCACTCATTTAACCTCACTTATAGAGTTATAGTACTTGTCCACTGACAATTGGAATCAACAGACTGCATTACTGCCATACAAGCCCATAGTTAGTTTTAAGCAACTATAAATAAGTCATGTCAATACAACAATCTATCTGCTATTTTCTACAGCGAAaagataaaattcaaatttttttatatgcagGCGGTAGACCattgttagaatatgatcctggtaagctcTCCTCCTAACACTGTCTGAGGTTTTTAgtagaattggtcacttaataTGGTATCACAGCAAAAATTATAAAGCATGAACATATATACAAGTTTTACGAGTTTCAAGATTAACAATGGACACTAATTTGCTTACAAGTTTACGTTATCTATTTCTCGCTCTGTTatcgatttttttttctttttcgaaAAGTGCCGTCGAAATTAAAATAATGGCAGTATGGACTTCACTAGTTAGAATATTAAAgaacttttttaattacatcgatgataaaaaattataattaattattaaaatttagccGGAACATAACCATCGAGCCAGTACTAGAGAGTATCAATGTCGATACATTGTATATTGACTCATCAAATCATATATAACTAGTAACTACCGACAATAATCAATTAGTAATTgaatgttaattatatatacttgCACACTACTAGAAAGCCACCACTGAACCGCCGTTTCCGGCGGTTTATGATATAAAACCGACCGGAATCGCACGCTAATCCCGACCGGGGCCGGCCGGATTCAAGAGACTGACGAGCAGGTCAGCAAATGCCCCTACAATAAACTTGTGCATGCTCCTAGGGTTTAGCGAAAGATAGCACGTGAGAAGCTCGTGCAAGTCCTCCCAATTAGCCCTAACGTCCCCCAGCTCACGCGCCTCCACCATCTCCTGCATGGACCGCCGGAAGTCCACGTAAGGGTCGGGCGACAATGTCGGTGTAGCCACGCAGCCATCGACCACCACATTGTCAGCCCTAGTCGACGAACAAGTGTTCGTcgacgatgatgatgatgatggtgatagTGATAATGATGATGTGGCGGAGTCGATGATGGAGTTGGAGTGGCCCGGGGAGGAGAAGAAGAAGCGTTGGGAGGCGTAGACGGCGGCGAAGTCGGGTGGGGTAGTGTCGGAGTCTTCGGATTGGTAGAGGGAGTTGAAGTTCTTGATGAGGATTGAGGAGAGAGTGCTAGGGTTAGGGTTGGTTTTTTCTTGAGGGTTTAATTTTTTGATGGATTTTTGAGGGGGTGGTGGATAGATGATCTTGGGGAAGCACATTTGGAGGTTTCTTCCCAATGTTCTTggcattttaggttggtttagATAGCTAGGTTTGGGAATGTGTTGGTTATGGGAGATGGAAGAAGAGAGGAATTATTGGTGAAGGAGCAAGCAAGTGTGGAGGTGTTTTTGTTGTCTTACTTGCACTCTCCAAACAAGAGGTGTGAAAGCcagcttttaatttatttgctaGTGTAgagatgaagaaacaaatttatcgattatattctgatttaagtaaaaagaaagttatttatgataaatttatgataattcTTGAATCAGCAAGTTAATCGATTAGTTTCGGTTTTTAATTTATACGCATtgtaatttaactaaaaatttcaCATTTATCAAAATCTCTCACAAAATTTGATGGGTTAATCGAAACTGTTTCGATTTCTAATATGTCCTCTCACCAATTAGTTTTGATTGCGGATGGATATGACCACACCAAGCATAATTAAGAAGAATAAATTTATTGGATGGTTATAAAATGATTAATCAGAAGACTTGCACCGTCAGCTTGTCTTTTATGAACAATAGATTAGACAAGTTATTGAAGTCGACGTTGAGATATGATTTAGtaactaattaatatattcGCGTACGGAGATTGACGCTTTCAACAACGATAGGTGGCCATATATATAAGTATGTTTCAGTGAGATTTAAGCAATGTGCACATGTAAACTGGAGGAGGAAGGTGCAATGGTGCATGCCAGGCAATACTTTAATCAACTCTTTTGGTTTTGTTCGAAAGTCAGTGAAAACTGATTCACAGGGATAATCTCTGAGAGGGATATGACACTTCTTGTTTTCAAACTCTTCTGGATTATACTAGTCTATTTGTCCACatgtataataaaaattttggttttttacggtttttatttattagttgatatgtgtttttttttaaatcaagttGATATGCgttttaaaatgtatataaaatatattcttataatttatttctaaatttattttttgtaaatattagaaattaaaataatttattaaactatatttaTATGAGACTGTCAAGATCCGTTCTCCAAAATTAACAATATAGAAAATAGAAGAGTCCTATCCATGCATCTTGTTAAGTTTCGCCTATTTTAACATGTAAAAAatgtaact of Daucus carota subsp. sativus chromosome 3, DH1 v3.0, whole genome shotgun sequence contains these proteins:
- the LOC108213408 gene encoding transcription repressor OFP12, whose protein sequence is MPRTLGRNLQMCFPKIIYPPPPQKSIKKLNPQEKTNPNPSTLSSILIKNFNSLYQSEDSDTTPPDFAAVYASQRFFFSSPGHSNSIIDSATSSLSLSPSSSSSSTNTCSSTRADNVVVDGCVATPTLSPDPYVDFRRSMQEMVEARELGDVRANWEDLHELLTCYLSLNPRSMHKFIVGAFADLLVSLLNPAGPGRD